DNA from Streptomyces sp. NBC_01260:
GCCGTCGTGCGGACGGCCGTCCTGCCCGTGGTCCGCGGCCGGCAGATCGCCCCCGCCCCCCGGGTGGTCCATGCCGTCCGGGCTGTCCGCACCGTCCGCCCGCAGCAGTTCGGCGAGCCGCTTGAGTCCGCGGTGGGCGGCGGTGCGTACCGCACCCGGCCGCTTGCCCAGCGTCAGCGCCGCGCTCTTCGCGTCGAGACCGACCACCACGCGCAGCACCACGGCCTCGGCCTGGTCCTGCGGCAGCTGGGCGATGAGCGACATGGTGCGGCCGGTGGCCAGGGCCTCGATCGCCTCGGCGGCCGTGTCGGACTCGGCGGGCTTCTCGGACAGTTCCGTCTCGTCGCCGCCGACCGCGGGCCGTCTGCCGCGCATCCGCAGATGGTCCAGGGCACGGTTACGCGCTATCCGCGCCGCCCAGCCCCGGAACCGGTCCGCGTCACCGCTGAACCGGTCGAGATCGCGCGCTATCTGGAGCCAGGACTCGGACGCCACGTCCTCGGCATCCGGCTCCCCCACCAGCGTCCTTATGTAGCCCAGCAACCGCGGCTGCACAGCGCGGTACACAGTACGGAAGGCGTCCTCGTCCCCGTCCTGCGCCGCGAGCACCGCGGCAGTAAGCCCCGCGTCGTCCCCCAGCACTCCCTCAACCTGCCCTGATGTCCTGAATCGCAGCTGGTCACCACTGCCGCGCCACGCTGCGCGACTCAGCACGCTACGTCCTTCGCGGCCATCCCGTCCATGACTTGTACAACCCGCAACATTCCGCGGCCGGGACGCGGTGTGACAGAAAACGCAGTCACGGCGCTGAGATGAGTACGGGGTCGTCCTGCGGCCCCGCGGAAGACGACCGGGGCCTCTCCTGTGGGGGGTGGCGGCCCCGGTCGTCTTTCTGCATTCTGACCGCCCGAACTGCATTGATGTCATGTTCAGACCGCTCGCGTGACCAACCGCGTGACCAACGCGCCAGCCGGTCCGTTCGAGCTTCCCCGAACCGATGCGCTGCGCGGCCCCGGCCGTCGTGGTCGTTGCGCTGATCCACCGGCCGCGTCAACGCGCGGACCGGGCGCCCGGACAGAGGTTCCGTCCGGGCGCCCGGTCCGTGGTGATCAGTGGCGCAGGTCGAGACGGTGCACGCCGCCGTCGACGGTGCCGACGTAGAGCGTGCGGCCGTCGGGGCTCGCGGCCAGTTTGGTGGTGTCGGTGTTCTGCAGGCCGGTTGAGATGTTGTGCCAGCTCAGACCGTGGTCGGTGCTGCGCAGTACGCCCCGGCCGCCTTGGGGGAGGCCGCTGGCCCCGGAACTGGTGGTGGCCGCGTAGAGCGTGTTCTTGACCCGGAGCAAATCGGAGACATGGATCGCGAGAGCGCCGGTGTCCGCGGTGCGGAACGTCCGGCCGCCGTCGGTGCTGACGCGGACGCTCTCGCCGCCGACGACGAGACGCCGTCCGTCGAGGTCGATCGCGGTCACCGGGCCGTCGGCGACTTTGGTGACGGTCACCCCGCCGTCGTCCGACCGGTAGAGACCGGAACGGTTGCCGAGCCACAGGCGCAGCGGATCGGCGGGATCGCCCACGATGGTGTCGAAGAAGCCCTCGTGGTAGAGGTTCTTCCACGTTGCGCCGCCGTCGCTGGTGGCGAACAGCCCCTCTCCCAGCAGGCTTCGGAAGCTGACCATGACCCGGTTCGGGTCGGCGGGGTGGACCAGGAGCGCCGTCGGCACCTCCGCCGAACTGCCCCTCTCCTCCCAGGTGGCACCGCCGTCGCCGCTGCGCTCGACGGTGAATGAGCCGAACGCGGTGCGCCGCACCTTCCAGATCACCTTCGGATCCTTGGCCGACACGGCGAGTTGCGGAACGGTGACGCCCCTCATGCCCTCGCCGCGCGACTGGCCCCACTCCGGGCTCGCGACGGGAAGGGCGGTGCGGTAGACCGCGCTGTCGGTGGCGGCGAGAAGATGGCCGTCACTGACCGCGAGATCGTTGACGGTCAGTCCCTGGACGCCGATCCGCCGATATCCGGTGCCGTCCGCGGCACCCCGGTAGAGACCGTCCTGCTCGCTGGAGACGGTGACGGAACCGTCGGCCCAACGGTCGTAGTCCACCGGTAGCGCTGCGCGCGACGGCGCGGCGACCGTGGTCCACGTCTGCCCGTGGTCGCGGCTGAGACGGCCGCTGCCGGACAGCGTGCTCAGGTACAGGTCGTCACCCGAGATGGTCAGGCGGAGGCCGCCGTCCGTCATGGACAACAGGGTGGTCCAGGTCTCCCCGCCGTCACGGGAACCGACAACTCCCCGGCCCGGGACATACACCGCCACGACCGAGGAGTCGGCGGCCAGCCCGCCGACGGCCCCGCCGGACGGGGCGAGGAGCAGGCGCGCCTCGCCGGGGTCGCCCGAGCCGATACCGGAGCGGGCCCAGACGCCGTGATACGTCGTCATATAGAGGGTGTCACCGGTGACGGTGGCGGCGATGATGCCGCCGGTGACGCCGGTCGGATACGTCGTCCAGTGGTCACCCGCGTCCGTGCTGACCAGCAGCGCGTCCGAGGTGACCGCGACCAGGGTGCGGGTCCGCTCATCGGCGACGAGCGCCGCGATGCGGGTGTCCGGGACGTCGAGCGTGCGCCAGGTACGCCCGTTGTCGTCGGTGCGCAGGACGGCGCCCCGGCGGCTGCCGTCGTGAACACTGTTCACGGCGTACCACCAGCGGTCGGGATTCTTCGCGTCGACCACGAGCGGACCCGTGCCGTCCGCGACCGGCAGTCGTCCCAACTGGCGCCAGGAGGTGCCGTTGTCGGTGGTCAGCCAGGGGGCCGCCTTCTGGTACTGGGTGAGGACGGCCTGCCGCGGCCGGCTCGGCGAGAGGGCGACGGAACCGGCCTCGCTGTTGGGGCCGACCGGCTCCCAGCGGTCCTCGCGGCTGTCGACCGGGGTGACCTCGAAGGCACTGGCGCCGGTGAGCAGTTGCCCGGTGGCGGCGGTGCCGCGTACCGAGACCCGGTAGGCGCCGGCCACGCTGCCGGTCACCTGGGCCCGGTAGTAGCCGCTGGCGGGATCGAGCGTGGAAGTGACGTAGACGGCCTTGCCACGAGGCGGGGTGACGGTGACGACCGGCGGTGTGGCCAGCCGGGTCGGCGGGGCGATGTGCACGGTCGAGTGACCGTCGCTCGGGTCGGGTGCGGCCTGGACGGCCAGATGACGGACGGCGAGCAGGTAGGGCACCCCGATCGCCGGTCCCCGGTCGGGAGTCGCCGTGAGACGGCCGCTGATCTCGGTGTCGGCCGCCGGTCGGGCGACGCGCAGCGAGACCGTGACGGTCGCGGTCCCTCCGGCCGGCACGGTGACCCGCTTCGCCGAGACCGTGGCCGGACCGTCGGTCCGCAGCGAGGTCGTGACCGGCCGCTTGCCGGAGTTGCGCAGCGTCACCTTCGCGGTGCCGCCGACCTGACGCCGGGACAGATCGGCGAGCCCGAACGACACCGACGCCGGCGAGGCGCTGACCGTGGCCGAGGCGGCCGCGGCCACATCGAGCCGGCCCGAGCCCTGCGTCGTGGGCCCGCTGCCGCTCAGCGGCTTCGCGGTGCCGATCAGCTCGGCCTTGATCTCGGCGGGCGTCCGGCCGGGGTGCAGCTGGCGCAGCAGGGCCGCGGCGCCGGCGACGTGCGGGGCCGCCATCGACGTGCCCGACATGCGGTACTGGCCGGGTCCGTACAGCGACTTGGGTATCGTGGAGCGGATCTCCACACCCGGCGCGACCAGATCGGGCTTCAGACCGAAGCCCTGTGTGGGACCGCGTGAGGAGAACGAGGCGATCCGGTCGGTGGTGTCGGTGCCGCGCAGCGTCACCGACACCTTCCCGGCGGCGAGCCGGGAGCTCAACTCCGTGTACTGGGTCGAGTCGATGCCCATGACCACCAGGTGGTCCATGCGCAGCGAGTCGCCGGAGGCGTCGATCCGCGCGGACGAGGACGGCACCTGGGCCACTCCCGGCTCAGGGTTCACCTCCGGCGGCCGGACCTCTCCCGGCGCTCCGGCGACGAACACCGGGCCGCTGTTGGAGGGCAGGCCGGCCAGCACGGCGATCGCGCCGCGCTTCTCCGCCTCCTTCGCCCAGTCCACGGCGCTCGCCGTCAGGTACCGGGTGTCGGCGGCGATGAGCATCTCGGCCCGTACGATCTTTCCGCGTACGTCGCCGACCCGCTTCCAGTCCTCGGCGGTGCCCTGGCCGACATCGACGAGCGGCGCCGTGACGGGGTGCCCCGGCGGGTTCGCGGACAGGATGCCGCGGTAGGTCTGGATCAACTCGGGTTTCTTGCCTGCCAGATAGGCGCTGGGCAGCCGCAGACCGCTTGTCGACGCGCCGACCGCGACGACGCCGTCGGCCGTTGCGGGGCTGCTGACCGTACCCGTGCCGGGTCCGTCGTTGCCGGCCGCGGCCACCACGACCACACCGGCTCGCACGGCCGCTGTCGCGGCGCGGCCCAGCGGGTCGGTGCCGTCGCCGGGGCCGCCGAGGCTCATGTTGATGACGTCGGCGCGGTGCGGGTTGGCCGGGTCGGAGGCAGCCTCGACACCGGCGATGATGTCCGACGTGTAGCCGGAGCCGTCGGCGTCCATCACCTTGTAGGCCAGCAGATTCGCGCCGGGCGCCACGCCGGTGACGCCGCCCTTCTCGGCCGCCCTGCCCGCGATGATGCCGGCGACGTGGGTGCCGTGGCCGTTGTCGTCCATCGGGTCCTCGTCACCGTTGACGAAGTCGTGCCCGCCGACGACCTTGTGCCCCTTGCCGAGCCCGCCTCCCAGGTCGGGGTGGGTGTAGTCCACGCCGCTGTCCAGGATCGCGACGGTGGTCCCCTTGCCGGTGACGCGGCTTCCGGCCGGGTCTCTGCGCTGCCAGACGCCGGGTGCGCCGATCAGCGGCACGCTGACGTCCGTCTTCGTCAGCACCCGGGTGTCGGGGCGGACGGCGGTGACGCCCGGCAGCGAGGACAGCCGCCCCACCTCGGACGCGGGCACCGTCATTGCCACGGCATCGATGAGCAGACCCAGTTTGCGGGTCGCCGAAGGGTGCAGCCCGGCGCTCTTCGCCGAGCCGAGGAACGTCTCCTGCCGCGCGTCGAGCGCGCGGCGGGCGGCGCCGACGCCGCGGGCGGCCTCGGCGGACAGCAGCGATCCACCGGGCGCGGCGGTGACCGCTGGGTTCCCGGACAGTTCGACGAGCACTCGTTGCGACGGGTCGGGCGTGGACGCGGTGGCGGCACCCGGTGTCACCGCCAACGTGCCGGCGAGAACAACGGCGGCGAGGGCGGCATGACGCGATCTTCGTGACTTCATTGCCATGCGTAAAGGTCCTAGTGGTGAGGGCACTTGCCGCACAACTGATCTCCGTGGCCCATTGCTGCCGCTGGCACAATTGGGCCACCATCCGTCCATGACTCCTGAGACACCGCAACTCACGGCGGCAGGCATCGATCCGTTCGACGAGAGCGTCTACCGGGCCGTCCTGACCCGGCGGACGGCGGCGCCTGCCGAACTCACCGCGGACCTCGACTGTTCGGCCGAGCGCGTCGCCAGGGCGCTGGACCGGCTCCGCGACCACGGGCTGGTCGGCCGGCTCGCCGGCTCCCGCCGCCGGTACGCCGCGATCGAGCCGGGCGCCGCCGTCGAGGCGCTGGTGCGGGCCAGAAGCAATGAGCTGGAGCGGGTCCGTTCGGCGGCCGACGAGCTGTCCCGGCTGTTCGCCGCCGCGCGCACCGGCGCGACCTATGAGGACGAGGTGGAGATCACCACCGGCAGCGAGGCGCTCGGCCGCTGGTTCGTCCGCCTTCAGCAGGAGGCCCACGAGGACGTGATGACCCTGGACCGGCCGCCGTACGCCCTGACCACCTCCAACCCGGTGGAGGCGACGGCGCTCGGCCGCGGCGTACGGTACCGCGCGGTCTACGCCCCCGAGGCCCTGGAATGGCCGGGCGTCCTCGACGACATCCGCGAGCTGGTCCGGCACGGCGAACAGGCCCGCGTCCTGCCCGGCCTGGGCATCAAACTCGCCATCGCCGACCGCAAGCTCGCCCTGATGCCGCTCTCCCTCGACCTCAACGACGTCCGCGCCGCGGTGATCCGCCCGTCCACCCTGCTCGATGCCCTCACCGGCTACTGGGAAATGTGCTGGCAGCAGGCCCTGCCCCTCAACGCACCCGCCGAGGACCCCCTCGGCGAGGAGGACAGACTCGTCCTCACCCTCCTGGTCAGCGGCCTCAAGGACGAGGCGATAGCCCGCCAGCTCGGCTGGTCCGTGCGCACCATGCGCCGTCGCATCAGCCGCCTGCACGACCTCCTCGGCGCCGCCAACCGCTTCCAGGCCGGAGTGATCGCGGCCCGCCGCGGTTGGTTGTGAGACAGCACGCCGGCAGCAGCTGGGGCGGCAATGAGCGGATGGGGTCCCGGCGCGTGTTCCGTGCCTGCACAGGGCGTTGAAGCGGCACGCTTCCGGGGAGGAGGGGCACGTCCGATACACGGCCCAGCGGCCTCCGACCGAGCCGTCCCGCCACTGAGAGATCTTGTCTGTGACTGCCCGTCAGGTCGCCTCGCGCCCTCGGCCAACGCTGCGGCCGAGTGGTGCGACGCTTCAAGAACCCGGGTTCCCTTTCATCCGGCGGCACCAATCGTGCGGCTTGGAGGGGGGCTAC
Protein-coding regions in this window:
- a CDS encoding S8 family serine peptidase — protein: MAMKSRRSRHAALAAVVLAGTLAVTPGAATASTPDPSQRVLVELSGNPAVTAAPGGSLLSAEAARGVGAARRALDARQETFLGSAKSAGLHPSATRKLGLLIDAVAMTVPASEVGRLSSLPGVTAVRPDTRVLTKTDVSVPLIGAPGVWQRRDPAGSRVTGKGTTVAILDSGVDYTHPDLGGGLGKGHKVVGGHDFVNGDEDPMDDNGHGTHVAGIIAGRAAEKGGVTGVAPGANLLAYKVMDADGSGYTSDIIAGVEAASDPANPHRADVINMSLGGPGDGTDPLGRAATAAVRAGVVVVAAAGNDGPGTGTVSSPATADGVVAVGASTSGLRLPSAYLAGKKPELIQTYRGILSANPPGHPVTAPLVDVGQGTAEDWKRVGDVRGKIVRAEMLIAADTRYLTASAVDWAKEAEKRGAIAVLAGLPSNSGPVFVAGAPGEVRPPEVNPEPGVAQVPSSSARIDASGDSLRMDHLVVMGIDSTQYTELSSRLAAGKVSVTLRGTDTTDRIASFSSRGPTQGFGLKPDLVAPGVEIRSTIPKSLYGPGQYRMSGTSMAAPHVAGAAALLRQLHPGRTPAEIKAELIGTAKPLSGSGPTTQGSGRLDVAAAASATVSASPASVSFGLADLSRRQVGGTAKVTLRNSGKRPVTTSLRTDGPATVSAKRVTVPAGGTATVTVSLRVARPAADTEISGRLTATPDRGPAIGVPYLLAVRHLAVQAAPDPSDGHSTVHIAPPTRLATPPVVTVTPPRGKAVYVTSTLDPASGYYRAQVTGSVAGAYRVSVRGTAATGQLLTGASAFEVTPVDSREDRWEPVGPNSEAGSVALSPSRPRQAVLTQYQKAAPWLTTDNGTSWRQLGRLPVADGTGPLVVDAKNPDRWWYAVNSVHDGSRRGAVLRTDDNGRTWRTLDVPDTRIAALVADERTRTLVAVTSDALLVSTDAGDHWTTYPTGVTGGIIAATVTGDTLYMTTYHGVWARSGIGSGDPGEARLLLAPSGGAVGGLAADSSVVAVYVPGRGVVGSRDGGETWTTLLSMTDGGLRLTISGDDLYLSTLSGSGRLSRDHGQTWTTVAAPSRAALPVDYDRWADGSVTVSSEQDGLYRGAADGTGYRRIGVQGLTVNDLAVSDGHLLAATDSAVYRTALPVASPEWGQSRGEGMRGVTVPQLAVSAKDPKVIWKVRRTAFGSFTVERSGDGGATWEERGSSAEVPTALLVHPADPNRVMVSFRSLLGEGLFATSDGGATWKNLYHEGFFDTIVGDPADPLRLWLGNRSGLYRSDDGGVTVTKVADGPVTAIDLDGRRLVVGGESVRVSTDGGRTFRTADTGALAIHVSDLLRVKNTLYAATTSSGASGLPQGGRGVLRSTDHGLSWHNISTGLQNTDTTKLAASPDGRTLYVGTVDGGVHRLDLRH
- a CDS encoding RNA polymerase sigma factor, whose translation is MLGDDAGLTAAVLAAQDGDEDAFRTVYRAVQPRLLGYIRTLVGEPDAEDVASESWLQIARDLDRFSGDADRFRGWAARIARNRALDHLRMRGRRPAVGGDETELSEKPAESDTAAEAIEALATGRTMSLIAQLPQDQAEAVVLRVVVGLDAKSAALTLGKRPGAVRTAAHRGLKRLAELLRADGADSPDGMDHPGGGGDLPAADHGQDGRPHDGAPAGGADAPRAPADAPAPAQTPHGNAAGRTAELGAVPAQRPSRTGLVAPAGVTHSRLWTQKDM
- a CDS encoding helix-turn-helix domain-containing protein yields the protein MTPETPQLTAAGIDPFDESVYRAVLTRRTAAPAELTADLDCSAERVARALDRLRDHGLVGRLAGSRRRYAAIEPGAAVEALVRARSNELERVRSAADELSRLFAAARTGATYEDEVEITTGSEALGRWFVRLQQEAHEDVMTLDRPPYALTTSNPVEATALGRGVRYRAVYAPEALEWPGVLDDIRELVRHGEQARVLPGLGIKLAIADRKLALMPLSLDLNDVRAAVIRPSTLLDALTGYWEMCWQQALPLNAPAEDPLGEEDRLVLTLLVSGLKDEAIARQLGWSVRTMRRRISRLHDLLGAANRFQAGVIAARRGWL